The following coding sequences are from one Psychrobacter sp. AH5 window:
- a CDS encoding amino acid ABC transporter ATP-binding protein, translating into MIQITNIHKAFGTNQVLKGIDLTIEKGKVVVILGPSGSGKTTFLRCINALEIPDQGVIAFDDGSLSVDFSARPNKKKLLALQRKSGMVFQSYNLFPHKTALQNLMLGPTVVQGTSKADAQTQALALLKKVGLADKADLYPFQLSGGQQQRVGIARALAIEPSLLLFDEPTSALDPELVQDVLETMKQLASEGWTMVVVTHEIRFARDVADHVVLIEDGYVVEEGSAEQMFELSTHPRTQAFLQRIES; encoded by the coding sequence TGCTTAAAGGTATTGATTTGACTATTGAAAAAGGCAAAGTGGTCGTGATACTAGGGCCCTCAGGATCTGGCAAAACCACCTTTTTGCGCTGTATTAATGCGCTGGAGATACCCGATCAAGGGGTGATCGCTTTTGATGATGGTAGTCTAAGCGTAGATTTTAGCGCTAGGCCTAATAAAAAAAAGCTACTGGCTCTGCAGCGCAAATCGGGCATGGTGTTTCAGTCCTATAATCTGTTTCCGCATAAGACCGCGCTACAAAATTTGATGCTAGGGCCAACGGTGGTGCAGGGGACTTCTAAGGCCGACGCGCAAACCCAAGCCTTAGCGCTACTCAAAAAGGTAGGTCTTGCGGACAAAGCTGATCTATATCCATTTCAGCTCTCAGGCGGTCAGCAGCAGCGTGTGGGTATCGCTCGCGCCTTAGCCATTGAGCCGTCCTTATTACTATTTGATGAGCCAACCTCCGCGCTTGATCCAGAGCTAGTACAGGACGTGCTTGAGACGATGAAGCAGCTGGCAAGTGAGGGCTGGACCATGGTGGTTGTCACTCACGAGATTAGGTTTGCTCGTGATGTCGCCGATCATGTGGTGTTAATCGAGGATGGTTATGTGGTAGAAGAGGGTAGTGCTGAGCAGATGTTTGAGCTATCGACTCATCCGCGTACGCAAGCTTTCTTGCAGCGTATCGAAAGCTAA
- a CDS encoding bifunctional allantoicase/(S)-ureidoglycine aminohydrolase, translating into MSTKSTYYAPTGGLPPQTQLLSDRAIFTEAYAIIPKRVLTDIVISYLPFWTGMRMWVIARPLTGFSETFSQYIVEVEPNGGSDKPELDAKAEAVLFVVEGEMDITIEGAAHHLEAGGYAFLPPGCKWTIKNNSDKHVKFHWIRKAYQYVDGIDAPEAFVTSDHEVEAIEMPGTNGVWKTTRFTEQSDMSHDMHVNIVTFQPGGVIPFDETHVMEHGLYVLEGKAVYHLNAEWVEVEAGDFMWLRAFCPQSCYAGGPGPFRYLLYKDVNRHMPFIRPAR; encoded by the coding sequence ATGTCAACGAAAAGCACCTATTACGCACCAACTGGCGGCTTGCCTCCACAAACCCAGCTCTTATCTGATCGCGCTATCTTCACCGAAGCCTATGCGATTATCCCAAAACGTGTACTAACCGACATTGTTATCAGCTACCTACCTTTTTGGACAGGCATGCGCATGTGGGTAATTGCTCGTCCTTTAACTGGTTTTTCTGAAACTTTCTCACAGTATATCGTTGAGGTTGAGCCTAACGGCGGCTCGGACAAACCTGAGCTAGATGCAAAAGCTGAAGCGGTATTGTTTGTCGTTGAAGGTGAGATGGATATCACTATCGAAGGCGCAGCACATCATCTTGAAGCGGGTGGCTATGCCTTCTTACCGCCTGGCTGCAAATGGACCATAAAAAATAATAGTGACAAGCACGTTAAATTCCATTGGATCCGTAAAGCCTATCAATATGTTGACGGTATTGATGCGCCTGAAGCCTTTGTCACTAGCGATCATGAGGTAGAAGCTATTGAGATGCCAGGCACTAACGGCGTTTGGAAAACCACTAGATTTACCGAACAATCTGATATGAGTCACGACATGCATGTCAACATTGTGACTTTTCAGCCAGGCGGCGTGATTCCGTTTGATGAAACGCATGTTATGGAACATGGTCTATATGTATTAGAGGGTAAAGCGGTCTATCATCTAAATGCTGAGTGGGTTGAGGTGGAAGCAGGCGACTTTATGTGGCTACGCGCGTTCTGCCCGCAGTCTTGCTACGCTGGCGGACCGGGTCCGTTTAGATACCTGCTATATAAAGACGTCAATCGTCATATGCCGTTTATTCGTCCAGCAAGATAG
- a CDS encoding ureidoglycolate lyase has product MTTTIIAKPLTKAAFAPYGSVIEPYDEQEKCPENSWDINRGYACRHNAISKVELDGGEVGFSIFRTKRRDCPITLSVMEYHPFGTQAFFSMNGTDYLVVVAKAGDAPKSADDLEVFYAKSHQGVQYDANVWHHPLLALNADCDFLVVDRINGPGNNCYEFEIDDWEVCIDVATEQSKSQA; this is encoded by the coding sequence ATGACTACCACAATCATTGCTAAGCCTCTAACTAAAGCTGCATTTGCGCCTTATGGCTCAGTGATTGAGCCTTATGATGAGCAAGAAAAATGCCCTGAGAACAGCTGGGACATTAACCGCGGCTATGCTTGTCGTCATAATGCTATCTCAAAAGTTGAGCTTGACGGCGGTGAAGTTGGCTTTAGTATTTTTCGTACCAAAAGACGCGATTGCCCTATCACTCTATCGGTTATGGAATACCATCCGTTTGGTACTCAGGCCTTCTTTTCTATGAATGGCACAGACTATTTGGTCGTGGTTGCCAAAGCAGGCGACGCACCAAAATCAGCTGATGATTTAGAAGTCTTTTATGCCAAGTCGCATCAAGGCGTGCAATACGACGCCAATGTTTGGCATCACCCACTGCTAGCTTTAAATGCTGACTGTGACTTTTTGGTAGTTGATCGCATTAATGGACCTGGCAATAATTGCTATGAGTTTGAGATTGATGATTGGGAAGTTTGTATCGATGTAGCTACTGAACAGTCTAAATCTCAGGCTTAG
- the puuE gene encoding allantoinase PuuE, with product MTKKITSDFDQAAYPRDLKGYGDNPPNANWPGGARIAVQFVLNIEEGAENSVIHGDGQSERFLSDVLGTPEFNNRHQSIESAFEYGSRVGVWRVLDLFKEYGLPITTFTCAAAAEKTPHIIERVLEDGHEVASHGLRWITYQYMYRETEREHVRKATEIFERMLGKQPLGWYTGRDSPNTRELVAEQGGYIYDSDSYADELPYWLDVKVEDGDKITRKPHLVIPYTLETNDMRFASSPGFTNAEPFYQYLKDSFDTLYEEGAKDGKNQPKMLTIGLHCRIIGRAGRITALKQFLKYITSKPDVWVCRRDAIAKHWYDNHPATADNTANWM from the coding sequence ATGACCAAAAAAATCACCAGTGACTTCGATCAAGCCGCCTACCCTCGCGATCTAAAAGGCTATGGCGATAATCCACCAAACGCCAATTGGCCAGGGGGCGCTAGAATTGCTGTTCAATTCGTACTAAATATCGAGGAAGGCGCAGAAAACAGCGTGATTCATGGTGATGGTCAATCAGAGCGGTTTTTGTCCGACGTATTAGGCACGCCTGAATTTAATAATCGCCATCAATCTATCGAGTCCGCTTTTGAATACGGGAGCCGCGTTGGCGTTTGGCGTGTGCTCGACTTGTTTAAAGAGTACGGTCTGCCTATCACTACTTTTACTTGTGCCGCAGCGGCTGAAAAAACCCCACATATTATTGAGCGCGTATTAGAGGACGGTCACGAAGTCGCAAGCCACGGACTACGCTGGATCACTTATCAGTATATGTACCGCGAGACCGAGCGCGAGCACGTCCGTAAAGCTACTGAGATTTTTGAGCGGATGCTTGGCAAACAGCCTTTAGGCTGGTACACCGGCCGCGACAGCCCAAATACTCGTGAGTTAGTCGCTGAGCAAGGGGGTTATATTTATGACTCCGACTCTTATGCTGATGAGCTTCCATACTGGCTCGATGTCAAGGTAGAAGACGGCGATAAAATTACTCGTAAACCGCATCTAGTTATCCCCTACACCCTTGAGACTAATGATATGCGCTTTGCTTCAAGTCCTGGCTTTACCAATGCTGAGCCTTTTTATCAGTATCTAAAAGACAGCTTTGACACCCTTTATGAAGAAGGCGCTAAAGACGGTAAAAACCAACCTAAAATGCTAACGATCGGTTTGCATTGCCGGATTATTGGCCGCGCGGGGCGTATTACTGCGCTAAAGCAGTTTTTGAAATACATTACTAGTAAGCCTGATGTTTGGGTTTGCCGCCGTGATGCCATTGCTAAGCATTGGTATGACAATCATCCAGCCACGGCTGACAACACAGCCAACTGGATGTAA